A segment of the Trifolium pratense cultivar HEN17-A07 linkage group LG7, ARS_RC_1.1, whole genome shotgun sequence genome:
CTCCAGCTAATATTCTGATTTCCTGGCATGTTTCCGCCCCAGGGTATGTTGGGTGGTGGTGGGGCCATGGTGTTTGCTTGATTAAGTGAAACTTGTGGTCTCCAAGGCTCGGGTGCAGTCATGCCTGGAAAACCATGTGTGGGTAAACTCCCAGTTGGATTTCCATTGTTAAGTGACACAGAGTTCTGAACAGATGAAGCATCACCCCATATACCATGGGAAGCTTGCTGAGCAGGTATGGTAGTAGAATTAGTTGGTTCTACCCTTTGAGATGGAGTACCTCCCCAGGCCTGTGATTCTGGCTTTGGAACCACAGACTGCCCCCACCCTTGTATTTCAGCATGAGAATTATGGCTACTCCCAGCCTGGTTTTGCATAGTTGCAGCTGTTGTTTTAATGTCAACACCTGCAGCCAGAGCCTGTGCCATTTCTGTTGCATGAAGATGTACTTGAGTGGTATTTGTAGTCATACCAGGTTGTGAGTTTACTGCCACGGAGGTCTGCAAACTTCCAAGACCGTTTGTGAATGAATTTCCCATGACAGACCCAGCCATTTGGACAGGTGTTGGTGACCAATTTTCAAAGTCATGAACCTTAGACCCACCTGAAGAAGTTTGGGGAGTAGGCGAAGGAAGATTTGTCGATTCATTTCTGACACCAGCATCAGAACCCCAACCATTTCCAGGATTCTTAGGGACCTCAACTGCCAATGGAGGTGTTTTACTTGCTAAACCTTGAGCTGCCAAAGGAGACATCCTAGAGAATGAGGATGAATGATTTTGAGTCTTAGGAGGAGTTTTATCTACCATGGATGGTTCCTTTGAAAACTTTCCTGCTAAGACATCTGTTAAGAGTATAGATTCATCTTGTCTCTCGGTGGTTTTCCAAATCTTCAAATCAGCAGGGAAGTATCCGGTATTATTCCATTTGCGAAGTTGTGTTATGGAAAATGGTCCTTGAACTTTTCCAGATGGATCCTGATAATGCCACATCTTTTCAGTTTCATTAATTTTCACAGCTGGGGCAACTATTCCGGCAGAAGATGGTGCTGTGGCAGCTTCTGAGACAGTAGTAGAATAAGACTCAGATTTTACCAATGGCTTGATATTTTTAGCACCACCATCCAAGCTTGAAGACGGTAGCTTTTGCCTCTCCCAACTATTAGATAGTTGCGATTCCCTATCTCTTCCCTGGTGCAATTTAGCATCATTAAAAACCTCACTAGCATTAGAAACACCATCGCCTTTGACTGAAAATCCCTTATTAGATAAATTTCTGCTGAGTTCCTGATTCACATGAGAATAATTCCTTGTTCCACTCCAAGAATCACTTGATATGGAACCGCTTCTCGGCGAAGCAGTTTCTCTCCCCTTCCTTCCAAATGCAGTCGACCCTCTAGGTCTCATGAAGTTTTCTGCAgacataaaaatgaaattattaccAATTACCAGAAAAAATGTCATATAGAtaagtttaaaattaaaatatgtattAATATTACCTTGTCTTTTATCCTCCATTTCATCTCCTTCGTCAGACTCATAACTTGGATCCATCTTTGGATCCACATGTATTTCTGGAATTTCCGCCAATCTACGTTGCCGTTCTTCAGGAGTACTCAAAAGCTGCAATTTCTCTACACATTCTCTGAGCGTGAGAGGAAGTTAAGGATCGACATAAAACAATAATCAAGAGCTCTTGGTCAATTTTAATAATCACAAAACTCAGTAGGTTGAATTATGATACAACAACCAAAAGATTGGTATTCAAATATATTAAAGGCACAATGAAAAATCCTTCCTTTAACATGTACAGAAACCTTTAAATATCACAATGTAGGACTCAAATTTCTAGCTGCTGAAGAATGTTTCACAAGAGTTCGATAAAATATGATTCTATGATTCCAAAATATATTTCAGAGTGAATCAAATAACTTATTTAGAGCTTATTTAATAGTATAAACACTTCATAAATGTTTGGAATAGTATAAACACATGTATTGGAGGCAACCTAGTGTTGCCAAGCTTGTGTGGTTCAAGAAAAGGTTGGATCCATTATGGatctaatgtatttatttaaattttttaatgaaaaaaaaaaggatattcTTTTCTGCGTCCTTTCTCACTGGCTCTATCACGAAGGTGATTTAGCCGTACCATCTCTGCTTCTAGCCACTGTAATAGAACAATGAACATTTGAATTAGTTGAGCACCGACAAATactggaaaatatattttaaatttcatgGATAAAAAGCAGTTTAAATTAAGACAACAAATTATTCGGAAATGAAATGAGGATCTAATGAAAACATaccaataaataaattcaatttacaATTTAAACTAATTGGAACTATCAATTAACTTCCAAGTTAAAGTAATCCTTCATTTTAATTGGCAGACAGAAATGTCAGTCTTATTTGAACAGTTTATATCATGAACTACTGTTTCATGCACACCATCACTAGTCTTCCACTGACTTAAACCAGGGGGAAGATCGCTGAAAAAATTTAACTACAGAAAGAATATTGTGTCCCCTCAACCACCAGTGATCCCAAAACTTGTTAAATAGTAAATATTGTGTCCCCTCACACTAACTAAATCAGACCACAAATAAAGATGATTCTCAAGACTTGTTAAATAGTAATTGAATTCGTCAATATATTTTCCTTTCACATTTCTACTGAAgcaattaaataaacaaaacttCAATTGAAGGTAAGTTCCTCATGAATGTCCTATTATTTCCTTGAATTACTCACATCTTTTACTCTAACTGCCTGAAGTGTCAATGCTTTGTCCTGAATGTCACCCTGCAAGGAAAAAATATGGGTTCTTAATACAAACTATAAACAATAGCTGATACTAAACGTATTTTATAGagcatataaaataattaccaCAGTCATTCGATTAATGAGGCCGCATTTTATGCTTTGGCGGAGGCGCTTGCATTCATCCTAACagaaaaacaaatcaatatcttaataaaaaaaattacattaatttaaGCATAAGTTTAAATGCATTATCTCTGGAGTCAAATATAAGCAATTCCTAACCAATTCTGACATACTAAACATTCATTTCCAAAATAACATTCATTTAATGTTCTCATAACACAAGTTACCatagaaaattaaatgaagAGAAATGGTAGTTTAGGGAATGTAATTACTtattaatatatctaaaaaattaaatgacgttaattaatattcttagttactccctccgtctcatattattagcaaaaaaaaattattttttcatgtcccaatttataagcaaaaaaaatcaacttttatcattttcaagatttacttttatttattctcataaaattaaatgcaaattgcatttagtttactctctctcttcttttcctaataatcaataaccaataaaaattctttttacatcttcccatcaaaattatttcaaagaaaacacaaaaaatcatacttcaaattatcacatttcacttttcttaataagtgtgaaatattttttttgcttatattatgggacggagggagtatttagtttatttttggtGATTGCTCTACTCTACCCTGTGTTGCTCACACAAGAAAAATACACTACCGGAAGATATCTTCCGGTAAGATTTTACACTACAGGAAAATGTCTTCCTGTGGATGGGGGGATTGTGAGCAAATtcaggggggggggggggggggggcgagAAGAGAAAttacctttatttttttaagaagcaaAATTGAATTAAAGTTGTCAACCACAAAGAACAAGAAGTACCATATGGGTGAGAGTAAACAACAAAATTAGTCATTCAAAGATTAGTCCACATCAGTCCTCAAGGATTTATTGTCGCTGAATTAGTCCCTCAAAAATCTAAAACACTGCCCTTTGTCCTTACAGATGACTGAAGTGACATAAAGGGGTGAATTAGGCACCTTTAAGGTACTATTATGATCATAAAGTTATTACAGGGTGACACGTGCTAATCTTTGGTGGACCAATTCAAGGGTTTACTTAAGGTTATATAAGTGATTGCATAGCTTCTTCAGATTCATATTTGAGCAACTGAAGCATGGCATGTGTATGGTGGGTTTTTGGCCTTCCACCATCTACCACCGACAACATTTACCATGGAAAGCTTTAAAGGGATTAAAATGAACTTTCACTAAATAACATGGCAAGCTTTAATCACCTCTGAGAACTCCTGATTTGAGATGATATCCATCGATACAATCTCTGTCTTGTTTAAATTTAAGATTTCTAACAAGATATCTGTCATCTTTTTACCAACTTTATATGGCTCTGCTGTTTTGCATGTACCTGAcccaaaagataaaaaataaaaagtataaaGTTTATTGTATATTGCAAATGATGATAACATGAAAGTTAATGGTGTACAAATATTTACCTACAACCTGAACCAGCCTATATAAGTCTTGCTTCTGACCACTACCAGAAATTCTTATTCTCACAAAAGAACCAACAACATTATCATGAAACTTATCTGTATCTTCAAGTAGTTCTTCCACTAAATTGCGTCttagataaattaaattaatattatgatTATCAATGGCTGCATAATCATCAACATTAGATTGAAGTCCTCTCCCATCACCCTTTCTACGACTTTTACGTTTCTTATCTTTCCCAGCTTTAGTATATGTATCATCATTGCCATCACCCTCCAAATTACTAACTTCCGTATCAACAACACTCCCCTGGAGATCTTCAGCCTGTGAATCCTCTTTTATAAGGAAATGGGATTCAAGAAGTTTTAACATTTCGAAATGCCCAACTCTTGGCTTACCAAACAAATTTTGAAGCCTCGCATCAcaaacaatttgactttttcGGCGAGGATCTCGAAGCTTATTTATTCTAATATATTCTAGCAGAAGAGCATGCACATCAAACTGTGGCAACATAGATTTATCTCCATTTCTCATATGCATAACAAACTCCAAAAGCTCCTTTGAAGCCCACTCAGAGCTTTCATCTGTAGATGGCCCATCAGCACCATGCGCTGTCGCTGCACTATGTGATTTCCTTTCTTTGGAACGAGACTTTGCCCGTTTCTTGGGCTTTCTTTTTTTAGATCGACTCAAATCTGCATTCTCATAAGAGCTATCTGAATCTGATCCTCTATCATTTGTGGCATCAAAAAGTTCATCCGGCGATTCCTCTTTGGAAGGAAGCTTACCAGATCCCTTCCAAGGGTTTTTAGCTTGAGCAAGTTCATCAGATGTTAGAGATAGCTTTCCTTTTAAATCTACATAGTAATCCTTGAAGAGATACTCCCAGCTATTTTTGTCATCAAAATCAACTTGTGCCTGCACCAatcatataaaaacaaaaatattaatatagtCAAAAGTATGTGCCCCTGATTAATGGCATTTTATCATTAAAGTGGTAGGGTCTGTCGTTATTGTTGCGCTGGATAGTTTGTATAAAATTCTATATGCAGTTTATTGATGTTGAAACCAAAATCAAAGAGAAAACATTTGTAATAATCATTAACAAAACACATCACTTCATCAGGACTCTCTTAATTTTGCATGCTGAAAACTAATCTTGCTATGGGGttaattaaaaagtataagATACAATTAGGTTAAGCTTCAAACAATGTTCTTCCAAATTCATTTTGCTACATAAACAACATTTTTAAAGAGTGTCCCAGGGGAGCATTTCCCAAATTATTTATTCACGAAGTTAAACATCTTAATTTCCAATGCATCGACTCCAcacatttttcattaaaaatttattatttgagATCCTTAAAGAGTGCCCTGGGGGCACTCATTAGTATTTCCCTATAAATATACATTCATACATTGTTTAGCATGACACCTAGTGTTGGCAATTAAGATTGGCATTTCATAATATTAATTCCTGTCCACTTCTGTGATAAAACAGATCAAAGCCTATTGATTCATCTTTGGAAATTATTGATTCTCTTGAATAAAAATCTGATACTTCTAGATCTCTATCATTATATGAGAGAACAGATTCACTTGTCCATGTATGCAAACCCAGGTATGCTTAATAATTAAAGATGTACCccgagaaaaaacaaaaagaagttAGCAACAGgttatatataaaaaaccaaTGATCGCTGCAGCCTCAACTAACTGAAGCAGTGTAGAAGGGTCAACACTTCATCAGCTCAAAACACACATATTGCATCATTTTAGAATAACAAAAGCCTTTGACAAGAAAAGGGGTAGAAAGTAGGAACAGAAGATATACCATGTTGTTTCCCTCCTCATTCTGTTCAATCAACATTACAGTTCTCATGCATGTCTCGCAAAAGCCTTTGTTTCCCCTAACACATAGCATAACGGCATCTTTGATACAACTCTTGCACAAAGAGAATGTACATGTATAGCACAAGTAGTATGCATTCTTCTCACAGTTGCTGCAAAGATGCCAACCTAAGATCATTAAGATTTAGAAAGTCAGACATGGTAAAGAAATGGGAATATTATGTTTTTGCAGACTGAATACCTGGGCATTCAGTACAAATTTAATACCAACAACTGTTTCTCTAAACAATACTATGCAAACAATGTACAATAAAAATGagaacaaaaattgaaaaaactaaaatttgtaTGCACTTAAATCAAAGAGCACCTTGGTTCGATGCAGTTATTACACTTAATAAAAGTCCATTAACCTGATTAGTGAAATTTATCATACATTTCATACCAGATATTTAGAATCGTTCTTACTTAATCTTATAAAACATACAAGAGCATAGCATGACTCCCTCCTTAAAATATTTAGCAATGATAATAGTAATCTTGCATTAAGATGTCAATCACGTATCCAACAATATTCCAACTAAGATACGTGGGAAAATCCCTAGGTAATACAATCATATAACCAGTTAAAATATTCAGACCAAGGTAGTTTAGGTAATTCTGACTCTACTAGAAACAAAAGTTTAAGCATCTAAGGCTTAAAATAACTAAgcaataaaattcaaattaaaaaatggcTAATAAAACAAGGTTTTTCTGAATCAATTAACGGTCATGAACAGCTGCGATCTTAGCCACTATAATAGTAGGCACTACAGCAAACCGCTCCACAATAGACTTGATCTTAGCAACTACTCTGCTATAGTTACTTGATCAGATTTGAGATACAAAATATACAGAGAGCAATAGAAGTGGGCAACAGGATTTTTATTCTAATATTAGATACAAAGCAAAGTACTTTCAATTAATAGTATACCCTTAATCAAATCACAAATTACCAAGATGAACATAAAGATATACAGAATACAGAATAGACAATATAAGTGAAGAATCTGAACCATTGTAGTCAATATCACGATCTGGAACGTAGGATCGCACGCTTCTACAATCTTGCTACCCCTTCCCGTGTTCGTGTATAGCCAGAAACGTAAATTGGTGGGAGCAGCTGAGATGGTTGTGCGCAAAGACGTAGGAAAGGGGGAATTGTGCGATCCTCCAGATCCCGTTCGTCTTCCTCGCAAATATGGGATCGCGGGTCGGGTTCGTGACAGTTACCTAAAACTACAATTAACCTTCAAAACCCCTAAGAAAACACGTTTTTGTTTAGCCGTCACATGCGACAGTTAGTATCTCACCCATTATACCTATTAATTTGTGGAAATCTTCCCAATATACCCTCTAAGCAGTAATTTATGGAAACTTTCCCAATACACCCAGATTAATTGCACTCCCTCTCTCATGTAGTTTAaatactttgttttttattgttgttgagtTTTTGGcatttatgttttatgttatgaatCTTATAATCCTACATATGAGTATATTTAAGTATTTTGGGTGTGATTTGAAGTTTTCGTTTACTAAATCACACGTCAATGCACAACTTTGACCACTAATATCTTTACTTATCTGttataaaaagttatattttgaaAGTATTCATTAGACAAATTGAACATTTTATATGTTAACATCtgtatttatataataataaaaaaattgtggtcAAAGTAGACTATGTGAATAGTGCACATGTCAAACTACGACACTTTAAAAAGGAATGGAGGGAGTATCTGAGTTTGTGAAATTGGTATGATCTTACGACCCGTGCTACATTCCCCCGATTCAAAATTGTGACCCCTCCCCGATCTTGCGTAGGATCTCAACTCTGACTACATTGATCCGAACAGTGATGCTGTTGGTAAAACAATTTTCAATTATGTTAAtccaaaaataattatagaaaataatttgGGAAGTGAAGtgccaacaaaaataaaaattaagagtaGCAAATTTGAGAATGCTAAAGAGTAGGTATGAACAAACAAgataattttttaccaaatgAATGCAACCAAATATTTGAAGGATAAATATTGACCAAGAGAGAACATAAACTGATCTAATGTGATTTGGCCATGTCAAAACTAATGGATATTCCAATGACAAAAGTGGAAATGAATAAAGGAAGATATGTTGTTAAATCATAATTCAAATCATGAATCGCTGAGTTAATTATTGAATTGTGAGTCTATTGAATTGTAAGataagaaacaaaattgaaatgttGAAATATACCATATAAAGGATAAAGGATGGAAGGTGCCTGTATAATAATTCTAAATTAGAAATTCACAATAGAAAAAATAACCATATGCCAAAATTAAAATAGTGCAAAGGTCAAGCTAAATACGGTGTGCATAAGTAAAACAATAATTGTGAAAGAAAagtgagaaagaaaaataacaaattggCATCCATATGTAAGACATGATTAAAATTTTGTGATTCTTCATTCAATACAAACCATTTGATTCGAATGGTCCGATTCAAATTGTGAATCGTGCGACTCTGATAACAAAACAAGAAACTGCTGACATTTTTGACCTTAATTCTTTTACTAATTATTTAGTTTTTGACAGAGCTCAATGGAAGCAACCGATCAGTATAGCCAACTGCATCTAGTGAGATAAGCCTTGTTTGTTGTTGTAACTCAACAAAATTCAGTACCAGTATTAGATCATGCTCGCACTCCAAAAGCACACTGTCACTATGGTGTTTTCCCTTCAATTCATTTATCCATTAGTGAAGGCAACATATTTAGCTTCCAAATAACAACTTCTTCACCTTACCCACCCCATTCTCACCACACCATAACCATCCATCCAACCAGTCTCTAACTGCTTTGCAATTACTGTAAAACAGAAAGATTATACAATGCAAGGGCCACAGaagcaatgttttaagaacaggaccggaccggccggttcgacCGGAAACCGAACACTCCAGCGGTCCGGATGAGTGCTAAGAACCGGTAGTCTGTAGAACCGGAAAAAAACCGTTTGGAACCGTTCGGAACCGTCCTGAACCGTCCAAACCGTCGAACCGGGGGCGGTTttaaaaaaccggccggttcggaatctactttaaaaaataaataaaaaatcattttttcccCTATTTATCGTTTCTTTTCGGCATAATAGATTCCTAagagaaaaagataaaaaaaatgatgatagaAAAATATATCAGATCTGGAAAGAAAAACATATTACATACTTTCATCCACAAATAACACAAGCTGACATTGTTTTTGTTCTTGAAAAAGATGATTATGTTTTGATTCATATTTCATGAGAGGATAACTCAACAATGAAACTAGAGGAAATAGAAGAAGGATtgggagaagaagaaaagatagaaaaaaaaagaaagaaaacaaggacaaaaaaaagaaaaaagaaagaaaacaaggaATGGAAGATGGAAAAGGTGGGTGGCGGCTGTGCTATGCTGCTACttgctttttcattttattaattctaGGGTTTGTTAGTACTTAGTAGTAGTTTGTCTAGTTACATAAGTGGGCTTGGGCTTAAAAGTATtgatgtttgataaaaataaaagtttagaaTATATCACACTAATAAGCCCAAATAATAACATTactaatttagtaaaaaaaaacaaaaacattactAATTAGTTCATTTCCATATTATTATAGAATAATCATATGAACGGTTCAATGGAAACGGTCCAATAACGATTGAACCGGTTAgaccggttgacccttgaaccGGAGGTTACAACGGTTCGATCTCCGGttcggttcttaaaacattgcacAGAAGTCACAATTAATAGGAACCCACACAAATGAAATAGAGCTACTTAAGATAGTATTAGACTTTTTATGCAAGGGCCACAGTAGTCACAATTATGTATTCTAATAGTTAAGGATAACTTGCTCTCATGATCTAGAACAGAAAGATGCCGATTTCCTTCTCCagccttaaaaaaaaactgattgcAAGTTTGTTATATGTCTAATAACCCCTTATCATGTAAAAATCTTCCTAGTATATTTACTATATATCCGAAGAAAACTTCGGAGGAGCTTTTGATGTTCATTATGGTGGGCTACGGATCAAGTTGGTCAATGAAGTGTAGAGCTAAACTGTTGACAAACTAGATAAGTAATCTCACAAGAGGTGAGTCAACACAATATGACAATACCAAAAGCTTCCTCCAATGATCTGGCGATGTAAGATCATCGTCAATTTCTTATCTATAAGCATATCCTTGACTTCAGGTACTACAACGTTTCAAATCATCCATCTTCAAACTTCCCAGATAGGGACGAACAGATGATTCCCCTGACTTTTTTAATTCACCATACAAATGCAATAGATTGTCAAGGAATGATTCAGATACCAACAAGAATTGTTGGCAGTAATTTTAAGAAGCCGAACAACTCTTAATTAACAGGTGTTATACTTTATTGGCCCAAAGGAACATCTTGATTCTTGATCAACGCCTGGAAGTACAAACTTCCATATTATCATGCAGAAGCAGATGCAAACACTTTCAAATCAACAAAAGGCTTATCATATCTCCATTCACGACTCATGCTTATCCTCTCATTAGCAAGAAAGTCATCTCGCTCTACATGTCTACTGATCATAGCTCTAAAGCTTCTAATAAGACAATTTATATACTTGGAGCCCTGGCACAGCAGTAAGGTTGCAGCCTCATAAACAGGAGGTTCTGGTTCAAAATCAAATCCTAAGAAAAGCCTCTCTGCTTGCATACAACTACCCTCCACAGACTC
Coding sequences within it:
- the LOC123898581 gene encoding zinc finger CCCH domain-containing protein 19; the protein is MDAEEDEASRNQFPPTLQQSADSPPPPDLPINADIHTAGEFEAVITGETSDATVNTEVVVDDVAPAEGGEMQAMDGIEDEIVVEEEKKEEEDEGTDNVDLEPENVEEAEANLIIEEEEVQIRDDENTDEAPLVGDDEDENNDEKEEDEKEEGDEIEEDEKVEEGEENEEGQKEEVDEIEEDGKEEEEEGEEIEEDGEQEQEQEEEEEEEEEEAEVDGDGGLTEDKEAAEEMEVTEEEQSVSGGKRKRGNGKNSKSTGRVPSKKKTEEDVCFICFDGGDLVLCDRRGCPKAYHPSCINRDEAFFQSKGKWNCGWHLCSNCEKNAYYLCYTCTFSLCKSCIKDAVMLCVRGNKGFCETCMRTVMLIEQNEEGNNMAQVDFDDKNSWEYLFKDYYVDLKGKLSLTSDELAQAKNPWKGSGKLPSKEESPDELFDATNDRGSDSDSSYENADLSRSKKRKPKKRAKSRSKERKSHSAATAHGADGPSTDESSEWASKELLEFVMHMRNGDKSMLPQFDVHALLLEYIRINKLRDPRRKSQIVCDARLQNLFGKPRVGHFEMLKLLESHFLIKEDSQAEDLQGSVVDTEVSNLEGDGNDDTYTKAGKDKKRKSRRKGDGRGLQSNVDDYAAIDNHNINLIYLRRNLVEELLEDTDKFHDNVVGSFVRIRISGSGQKQDLYRLVQVVGTCKTAEPYKVGKKMTDILLEILNLNKTEIVSMDIISNQEFSEDECKRLRQSIKCGLINRMTVGDIQDKALTLQAVRVKDWLEAEMVRLNHLRDRASEKGRRKELRECVEKLQLLSTPEERQRRLAEIPEIHVDPKMDPSYESDEGDEMEDKRQENFMRPRGSTAFGRKGRETASPRSGSISSDSWSGTRNYSHVNQELSRNLSNKGFSVKGDGVSNASEVFNDAKLHQGRDRESQLSNSWERQKLPSSSLDGGAKNIKPLVKSESYSTTVSEAATAPSSAGIVAPAVKINETEKMWHYQDPSGKVQGPFSITQLRKWNNTGYFPADLKIWKTTERQDESILLTDVLAGKFSKEPSMVDKTPPKTQNHSSSFSRMSPLAAQGLASKTPPLAVEVPKNPGNGWGSDAGVRNESTNLPSPTPQTSSGGSKVHDFENWSPTPVQMAGSVMGNSFTNGLGSLQTSVAVNSQPGMTTNTTQVHLHATEMAQALAAGVDIKTTAATMQNQAGSSHNSHAEIQGWGQSVVPKPESQAWGGTPSQRVEPTNSTTIPAQQASHGIWGDASSVQNSVSLNNGNPTGSLPTHGFPGMTAPEPWRPQVSLNQANTMAPPPPNIPWGGNMPGNQNISWSGAIPANMNVNWMPGQVPAPGNTTPGWAAPTQGLPPVNANAGSWGAPGQGHQQVNANAGWVVPGQGPAPGSANPAWAASAGNPGMWRNEQSHNGDRFPNQGERGMRGGDSGRGGKSWNRQSSFRSGGRGGSSRPPGGGRGICRYHESGNCRKGASCDYQHN